A window of Castanea sativa cultivar Marrone di Chiusa Pesio chromosome 1, ASM4071231v1 contains these coding sequences:
- the LOC142615164 gene encoding ARF guanine-nucleotide exchange factor GNOM-like: MGHLNPHFGTNSSNGLREESPIKPSRGALACMINFEIGAVLAVMRRNVRWGVRYVADDDQLEHSLIHSLKELRKQIFSWQHQWQYIDPAVYLRPFLDVIRSDETGAPITGVALSSVYKILSLDILDLDTMNVGDAMHLIVDAVTSCRFEVTDPGSEEVVLMKILQVLLACMKSKASVRLNNQHVCNIVNTCFRVVHQASSKGELLQRIARHTMHELVRCIFSHLPVIDTTEHALTNGSRSYVQEEVGSADEDHTSESKQLENGNAGIESDGQSSTYASKDHMGTSDGGMNDSGTSEKLTEVSNGVEASKNDENLMMEPFGVPCMVEIFHFLCSLLNVSEHIEFGPRSNPIAYDEDVPLFALGLINSAIELAGPSISKHPQLLAIVQDGLFLNLMQFGLSMSPLILSTVCSIVLNLYHHLRTELKVQLEAFLSCVLLRLSQSKHGLSYQQQEVAMEALVDFCRQQTFMAEMFANFDCDVTCSNVFEELVNLLSKSAFPVNGPLSAMHIVALDGLISMVQGMAESVGNEPFTSEAAVDDEGYTPFWRMECESYSDPNCWVPFVHKMKYIKKRLMVGADHFNRDPKKGLEYLQGMNLLPEKLDPQSVAYVFRYTAGLDKNLIGDYLGNHDEFCIKVLHEFARTFDFQGMNLDIALRLFVGTFRLPGESQKIQRVLEAFAERYYEQSPHILINKDAALLLSYSLILLNTDQHNSQVKKKMTEEDFIRNNRKINGGKDLPREVLSELYHSICENEIQMVPDQSTGSPMMTSSRWINVIHKSQKSSPFIICDSRDLLNYDMFAILSGPTIAAMSVVFDQAEQEDVLQTCVDGFLAVAKIAASYHLDDVLDDLVVSLCKFTTLLTPLSIEEAFVALGDDIKARMATTTVFTIANRYGDYIRSSWKNILECVLSLHKLGLLPARLASDAVDDIEPPSDSDRGKPATTSLATPNMPSIPTRKSSGLMGRFSQLLSFDVEEPRSQPTEEELAAQQRTRETIQTFHIDSIFTESKFLQAESLLQLVKALILAAGQLRKGTSFYEDENTAVFCLELLIAITLNNRDRIMLIWQGVYEHISDIVQSTIMPCTLVEKAVFGLLKICQRLLPYKENLTDELLRSLHLVLKLDARVADAYCEHITQEVLRLVKANSAHIRSNAGWRTIISLLSITARHPEASDVGFEALAFIMSDGTHLLPSNYVLCVDAARQFAESRVGEVDRSVSALDLMAGSVVCLVSWSCEMNSVGEEAAKKVNQDIGEMWLRLVQGLRKVCLDQREDVRNHAILMLQRSLAGVDGIHLSNALWLQCFDQVIFTLLDDLLEITVGNSPKDYRNMDGTLVLAMKLMSKVFLQLLLDLWQLPSFCKLWLGVLNRMERYMNTKFRGRRSEKIHELVPELLKNTLFVMKTTGLLVPSDTIGGDSFWQLTWLHVKNITPSLQSEVFPPQELEQLQAKQLKEAGIPAADEAVLVQSSETTV, from the exons ATGGGGCACCTAAATCCACATTTTGGAACCAATTCATCTAATGGTCTAAGGGAGGAATCTCCCATTAAGCCTTCCAGAGGTGCTTTGGCATGTATGATTAATTTCGAAATAGGTGCTGTTTTGGCTGTGATGCGGAGAAATGTACGGTGGGGAGTTCGTTATGTGGCAGATGATGATCAGCTAGAGCACTCACTCATCCATTCCTTGAAAGAATTACGGAAGCAAATTTTTTCTTGGCAACATCAGTGGCAATATATTGACCCAGCTGTGTACTTGCGACCATTTTTGGATGTCATACGATCTGATGAAACCGGTGCACCAATCACTGGAGTTGCATTGTCATCTGTTTACAAGATATTGAGCCTTGACATACTTGATCTTGATACCATGAATGTAGGTGATGCTATGCATTTGATAGTTGATGCTGTTACAAGCTGCCGGTTTGAGGTAACTGATCCTGGTTCTGAAGAAGTGGTGCTGATGAAGATACTTCAGGTTCTTCTAGCTTGCATGAAGAGTAAAGCATCAGTTAGGCTGAACAACCAGCATGTGTGCAATATTGTAAATACGTGTTTTCGTGTAGTTCATCAGGCTAGCTCTAAAGGTGAATTGTTGCAGCGGATAGCACGCCATACTATGCATGAATTAGTTAGGTGTATTTTTTCTCACCTGCCTGTTATTGACACCACGGAACATGCATTGACTAATGGAAGCAGGTCATATGTGCAGGAAGAG GTGGGATCAGCAGACGAGGATCATACATCTGAAAGTAAGCAGCTAGAAAATGGCAATGCTGGCATTGAATCTGATGGTCAATCATCCACATATGCTTCAAAAGATCACATGGGTACTTCGGATGGTGGGATGAATGATAGTGGGACGAGTGAGAAATTAACTGAGGTTAGTAATGGAGTGGAGGCTtctaaaaatgatgaaaacctTATGATGGAACCCTTTGGGGTTCCTTGCATGGTCGAGATATTTCATTTCTTGTGTTCTTTGTTGAATGTTAGTGAGCACATTGAGTTTGGCCCCCGATCGAATCCTATAGCATATGATGAAGATGTTCCCTTATTTGCACTGGGCTTAATTAACTCAGCTATTGAATTGGCTGGGCCCTCAATCAGTAAACACCCCCAGTTATTGGCTATTGTTCAAGATGGATTGTTTCTTAATCTTATGCAGTTTGGTTTGTCCATGAGTCCACTGATTCTCTCAACAGTATGTAGCATTGTTCTTAATCTGTATCATCATTTACGAACAGAGCTCAAAGTACAGCTTGAAGCTTTCTTGTCATGTGTGCTTTTAAGGCTTTCCCAAAGTAAACATGGCTTGTCATACCAACAGCAGGAGGTTGCTATGGAGGCTCTAGTTGACTTCTGCAGACAGCAGACATTTATGGCTGAGATGTTTGCAAATTTTGATTGTGACGTAACCTGCAGTAATGTGTTTGAAGAGCTTGTTAACCTGTTATCAAAAAGTGCATTTCCTGTGAATGGACCTTTATCTGCAATGCACATTGTTGCCCTGGATGGCTTAATTTCCATGGTTCAGGGCATGGCTGAGAGCGTAGGGAACGAACCATTTACTTCAGAGGCTGCGGTAGATGATGAGGGATATACACCATTTTGGAGAATGGAATGTGAGAGCTATAGCGACCCTAATTGTTGGGTTCCATTTGTCCATAAGATGAAGTACATCAAGAAAAGGTTGATGGTTGGAGCAGATCACTTTAATAGGGATCCTAAGAAAGGTCTAGAATATCTTCAAGGAATGAATTTGTTGCCTGAGAAACTTGACCCTCAGAGTGTGGCATACGTTTTCAGATACACTGCTGGGTTAGATAAGAATCTTATTGGGGATTATCTGGGAAATCATGATGAATTCTGCATAAAGGTGCTTCATGAATTTGCTAGGACTTTTGATTTCCAAGGCATGAATTTAGATATTGCATTGCGTCTTTTCGTGGGAACTTTCAGATTGCCTGGAGAATCACAAAAAATACAGAGGGTGCTTGAGGCATTTGCAGAAAGATATTATGAGCAGTCACCGCATATATTGATCAACAAAGATGCCGCACTCTTGTTGTCATATTCACTTATATTGCTCAACACAGATCAACACAATTCTCAGGTAAAGAAAAAGATGACTGAAGAAGACTTTATCCGTAACAATAGGAAAATCAATGGTGGGAAAGATCTTCCTCGTGAGGTCCTATCTGAGCTGTACCACTCAATCTGTGAGAATGAAATCCAGATGGTCCCGGACCAAAGTACTGGGTCTCCAATGATGACATCAAGCCGTTGGATTAATGTGATTCACAAATCCCAAAAATCTTCCCCATTTATCATCTGTGATTCAAGAGACCTCCTCAACTATGATATGTTTGCTATCCTGTCAGGTCCAACAATCGCTGCTATGTCGGTGGTTTTTGATCAGGCGGAGCAGGAGGATGTTTTACAAACATGTGTTGATGGATTCTTGGCTGTTGCCAAAATTGCAGCAAGCTATCACCTTGATGATGTATTGGATGATTTGGTCGTGTCTCTCTGTAAATTCACAACCCTCTTGACTCCCTTATCCATTGAAGAAGCTTTTGTTGCTCTTGGAGATGACATTAAAGCCAGGATGGCAACCACAACAGTGTTCACCATAGCAAATAGGTATGGTGATTATATCCGTTCTAGCTGGAAGAACATACTGGAATGTGTCTTAAGCTTGCACAAGCTTGGCCTTCTACCTGCTCGGTTGGCTAGTGATGCGGTTGATGATATAGAGCCCCCATCTGACTCAGACCGGGGGAAACCTGCTACTACATCCTTGGCAACACCAAATATGCCATCTATCCCTACTCGTAAATCATCTGGCCTTATGGGCCGGTTCAGCCAGCTCTTATCATTTGATGTGGAGGAGCCAAGGTCACAACCAACAGAGGAAGAACTTGCTGCTCAGCAACGCACTCGTGAGACTATACAGACTTTCCACATTGATAGCATTTTTACAGAGAGCAAGTTTCTCCAAGCTGAGTCTTTATTGCAGCTTGTGAAGGCCCTTATCTTGGCTGCAGGCCAACTCCGAAAGGGAACTAGCTTCTATGAGGATGAAAACACTGCAGTCTTCTGCCTGGAGTTGCTGATTGCCATTACACTGAATAACCGAGACAGGATAATGCTTATCTGGCAAGGTGTTTATGAGCACATATCTGATATTGTTCAGTCGACTATTATGCCTTGCACTCTGGTGGAAAAGGCTGTCTTTGGGCTCCTGAAGATATGCCAGCGACtgcttccctacaaggaaaacCTGACTGACGAACTTCTCAGGTCACTTCACCTGGTTTTAAAACTTGATGCCCGGGTTGCTGATGCTTATTGTGAACACATAACGCAAGAAGTTTTGCGCCTTGTAAAGGCAAATTCAGCTCATATTCGATCCAATGCAGGTTGGCGCACAATTATTTCCTTGCTATCTATTACAGCTCGGCATCCAGAAGCATCTGACGTGGGGTTTGAGGCTCTAGCATTTATCATGTCTGATGGGACACACCTGTTGCCATCCAATTATGTTCTTTGTGTGGATGCAGCAAGGCAGTTTGCTGAGTCTCGGGTTGGGGAGGTTGATCGTTCTGTTTCTGCCCTAGATTTGATGGCAGGTTCTGTTGTTTGTCTTGTCAGCTGGTCTTGTGAGATGAATTCTGTTGGTGAGGAGGCTGCTAAGAAAGTGAATCAAGATATTGGCGAGATGTGGCTGAGGCTGGTGCAAGGATTGAGGAAAGTATGTTTAGATCAGAGAGAAGACGTGAGGAACCATGCTATTTTAATGCTACAGAGGTCTTTGGCAGGAGTGGATGGGATTCACCTTTCAAATGCCTTGTGGTTGCAGTGTTTCGATCAGGTGATCTTCACATTGCTTGATGATTTACTAGAAATTACAGTGGGGAACTCTCCAAAGGACTACCGGAATATGGATGGAACGCTTGTTCTAGCCATGAAACTCATGTCAAAAGTGTTCTTACAGTTACTATTGGATCTCTGGCAGTTACCGTCCTTCTGCAAACTATGGCTAGGAGTTCTTAATCGTATGGAGAGATACATGAACACAAAATTCAGGGGAAGGCGTAGTGAGAAGATTCATGAATTGGTTCCTGAGCTTCTCAAGAACACCCTATTTGTGATGAAGACGACAGGATTACTTGTGCCTAGTGATACCATAGGTGGGGATAGTTTTTGGCAGTTGACATGGTTGCATGTGAAGAATATAACCCCTTCTTTGCAATCAGAAGTGTTCCCTCCTCAGGAATTGGAGCAGTTGCAGGCCAAGCAATTAAAGGAAGCAGGAATTCCTGCTGCTGATGAGGCTGTGCTTGTTCAGTCCAGTGAGACCACAGTTTAA
- the LOC142615009 gene encoding vesicle transport v-SNARE 13 isoform X2, with product MIFPVGSLDMLDSEQKKQKVSEIKAGIDEAEALIRKMDLEARSLQPNVKAVLLAKLREYKSDLNNLKTEVKRIVSGNLNAGARDELLESGMADTLTASADQRTRLMTTTERLGKSGDRIKESRRTMLETEELGVSILQDLHSQRQSLLHANNTLHGVDDNIGRSKKILTNMSRRMSRNKWMIGSIIAVLVIAIALILYFKLK from the exons ATGATCTTTCCTGTTGGGAGTCTTGATATGCTTGACTCTG AGCAAAAGAAGCAAAAGGTTTCTGAAATAAAGGCTGGAATTGATGAGGCAGAAGCTTTG ATTCGGAAAATGGATCTCGAGGCGAGAAGTTTGCAACCTAATGTCAAGGCTGTGCTTCTTGCTAAGTTGAGGGAATATAAATCAGATCTGAACAATCTGAAAACCGAAGTCAAGAGAATTGTATCAGGCAACTTAAATGCTGGAGCTCGAGATGAGTTGCTGGAATCAGGCATGGCAGATACACTCACG GCATCAGCTGATCAGAGAACAAGACTGATGACAACAACAGAGAGATTAGGCAAATCTGGTGACAGAATTAAAGAAAGTAGAAGAACCATGCTGGAAACAGAGGAGCTTGGTGTTTCAATTCTTCAAGATTTGCATTCTCAGCGACAGTCTCTCCTGCATGCTAATAACACG CTGCACGGAGTGGATGATAACATAGGAAGGagcaagaaaattttgacaaacaTGTCAAGGAGAATGAGCAGGAACAAGTGGATGATTGGCTCCATAATTGCAGTTCTTGTCATTGCTATTGCCTTGATCTTGTACTTCAAACTTAAATAG
- the LOC142615009 gene encoding vesicle transport v-SNARE 13 isoform X1, which translates to MSEVFEGYERQYCELSANLSRKCTATGALNGEQKKQKVSEIKAGIDEAEALIRKMDLEARSLQPNVKAVLLAKLREYKSDLNNLKTEVKRIVSGNLNAGARDELLESGMADTLTASADQRTRLMTTTERLGKSGDRIKESRRTMLETEELGVSILQDLHSQRQSLLHANNTLHGVDDNIGRSKKILTNMSRRMSRNKWMIGSIIAVLVIAIALILYFKLK; encoded by the exons ATGAGTGAGGTATTCGAAGGATATGAGCGCCAATACTGCGAGCTCTCGGCGAATCTCTCCAGGAAGTGTACGGCAACTGGTGCTCTTAATGGCG AGCAAAAGAAGCAAAAGGTTTCTGAAATAAAGGCTGGAATTGATGAGGCAGAAGCTTTG ATTCGGAAAATGGATCTCGAGGCGAGAAGTTTGCAACCTAATGTCAAGGCTGTGCTTCTTGCTAAGTTGAGGGAATATAAATCAGATCTGAACAATCTGAAAACCGAAGTCAAGAGAATTGTATCAGGCAACTTAAATGCTGGAGCTCGAGATGAGTTGCTGGAATCAGGCATGGCAGATACACTCACG GCATCAGCTGATCAGAGAACAAGACTGATGACAACAACAGAGAGATTAGGCAAATCTGGTGACAGAATTAAAGAAAGTAGAAGAACCATGCTGGAAACAGAGGAGCTTGGTGTTTCAATTCTTCAAGATTTGCATTCTCAGCGACAGTCTCTCCTGCATGCTAATAACACG CTGCACGGAGTGGATGATAACATAGGAAGGagcaagaaaattttgacaaacaTGTCAAGGAGAATGAGCAGGAACAAGTGGATGATTGGCTCCATAATTGCAGTTCTTGTCATTGCTATTGCCTTGATCTTGTACTTCAAACTTAAATAG
- the LOC142605572 gene encoding pentatricopeptide repeat-containing protein At5g15340, mitochondrial-like → MICPTHSTLTQHFRSLLRACARHSSPNTGKKLHATIIITGLASSPNSFLHNALLHLYSVCGNPTYARKLFDKIPHSHKDTIDWTALMGCYARHWVPRDALFLFVEMGREGVGVDDVAMVCMFKVCARLGDVEFGVQGHGCLVKMGLSASVKACNAVMDMYVKCGMLGEARQVFEEMEERSVVSWTVILDGVVRCEGVGSGRLVFDMMPERNEVAWTIMIVGYVERGFIREGFKLLGEMIFGCGFGLNYVTLCSFLSACAQSGDVVMGRWVHVYALKTMENEMEIMVGTALVDMYAKCGRVNAAYRVFEHMPRRNVVAWNAMLSGLAMHGRGKVVLDIFPRMVEDAKPDELTFMAVLSSCSHSGLVDEGCQYFHELEAVHGITPTIEHYACVVDLLGRAGHLEEAEILIKKMPMPPNEVVLGSLLGSCSVHGKLELGERVLQELVQMDPQNTEYHILLSNMYALVGKRDKADSLRQILKKRGIGKMPGMSSIHVHGQVHQFCAGDKSHPQITDIYIMLDEMIRRLRVAGYVPNAASQVFSGCDSQVGNVDELEEIEQALFSHSEKLAVCFGLISTRAGSPLYIFKNLRICQDCHSVIKMVSDIYNREIVVRDRNRFHCFKHGSCSCFDYW, encoded by the coding sequence ATGATATGCCCAACCCACTCTACCCTCACTCAACACTTCCGTTCCCTTCTTCGAGCCTGTGCTCGACACTCCTCTCCCAACACAGGCAAAAAACTCCACGCCACTATCATCATCACTGGCCTCGCCAGCTCCCCAAACTCCTTCCTCCACAATGCCTTACTTCACCTCTATTCTGTCTGTGGCAACCCAACTTATGCACGCAAACTGTTCGATAAAATTCCCCACTCACACAAAGACACCATAGACTGGACCGCTTTAATGGGCTGCTATGCCCGCCATTGGGTACCTAGAGATGCactgtttttgtttgttgaaatgGGGAGAGAGGGTGTTGGAGTTGATGATGTGGCCATGGTTTGCATGTTCAAGGTGTGTGCGCGGTTGGGGGATGTTGAGTTTGGGGTGCAAGGACATGGGTGTTTGGTGAAGATGGGATTGAGTGCTAGTGTGAAGGCCTGCAATGCGGTTATGGATATGTATGTGAAGTGTGGGATGTTGGGTGAGGCGAGGCAGGTGTTTGAAGAGATGGAGGAACGGAGTGTTGTGTCGTGGACAGTGATTCTGGATGGAGTGGTTAGATGTGAAGGTGTGGGGAGTGGAAGGTTGGTGTTTGATATGATGCCGGAGAGGAATGAGGTTGCGTGGACAATAATGATCGTGGGTTATGTGGAGAGGGGGTTTATCAGGGAAGGGTTTAAACTTCTTGGTGAGATGATTTTTGGTTGTGGCTTTGGGTTGAATTATGTTACACTTTGTTCATTTTTATCGGCATGTGCACAGTCAGGAGATGTGGTGATGGGTAGGTGGGTTCATGTGTATGCTTTGAAGACAATGGAAAATGAGATGGAGATCATGGTGGGCACGGCTTTGGTGGATATGTATGCGAAATGTGGTAGGGTTAATGCTGCATATAGGGTTTTTGAGCACATGCCACGAAGGAATGTGGTGGCATGGAATGCTATGCTTAGTGGGTTAGCAATGCACGGACGGGGTAAAGTTGTTTTGGATATATTTCCTCGTATGGTGGAAGATGCCAAGCCAGACGAATTAACTTTTATGGCTGTGTTAAGTTCCTGCAGCCACTCAGGTCTAGTTGATGAGGGTTGCCAATACTTCCATGAACTTGAAGCGGTGCATGGCATAACACCTACAATAGAACATTATGCTTGTGTGGTCGATCTTCTTGGTCGGGCTGGTCATTTAGAAGAAGCTGAAATCTTAATAAAAAAGATGCCAATGCCTCCGAATGAGGTGGTTCTTGGATCCCTTTTGGGTTCATGTAGTGTCCATGGAAAGCTAGAGCTGGGTGAGCGAGTTCTGCAAGAACTGGTTCAGATGGATCCCCAGAACACGGAATATCATATCCTGCTTTCAAACATGTATGCCTTGGTGGGAAAGAGAGACAAGGCTGATTCCCTTAGGCAGATTCTTAAGAAAAGGGGTATTGGAAAGATGCCTGGAATGAGTTCAATTCATGTTCATGGCCAAGTGCACCAGTTCTGTGCAGGGGATAAGTCACATCCGCAAATCACGGATATTTACATCATGTTGGATGAGATGATTCGAAGATTGAGAGTGGCTGGTTATGTCCCAAATGCCGCTTCCCAAGTTTTCTCCGGTTGTGACAGTCAGGTGGGTAATGTGGATGAATTGGAGGAGATAGAACAGGCATTGTTCTCACATAGTGAGAAGCTGGCAGTCTGTTTTGGACTTATTAGCACAAGAGCTGGTTCACCTCTTTATATTTTCAAGAATCTGCGTATATGCCAAGACTGTCATTCTGTTATTAAGATGGTTTCTGATATATACAATAGAGAAATTGTTGTCAGAGACCGCAATCGTTTTCATTGTTTCAAGCATGGTTCTTGTTCTTGCTTTGATTATTGGTGA
- the LOC142622663 gene encoding uncharacterized protein LOC142622663 — MMMGKVALASLSCTSKSPLFLHRSRTRCALGKEERKGKQKSRSYHEMASWKPINQKPIKFSSRFTSALPLSESPWASFDQYLEDGSRLLKATFTDGEKLQISEDEWRIQLPPLQVLFLKVQPIIDMRLTCKSKGKDYPSAVPCEITKVLELEMTKWELLGVDDVRESFGFSANAKGAIYPDRRGTQSWIKNQFELNISFVLPPALALVPKDVIQDIGVSVIQRLVDDKKQKANDGVLVDYDKFKREKLKSLV; from the exons ATGATGATGGGTAAGGTTGCCCTTGCAAGTCTTTCTTGTACATCCAAGTCTCCATTATTTCTCCATAGATCAAGAACCCGATGTGCTCTTGGCAAAGAAGAGAGGAAGGGTAAGCAGAAGAGCCGTAGCTACCATGAAATGGCATCATGGAAGCCAATCAATCAAAAGCCTATAAAATTCTCTTCTAGATTCACTTCAGCTCTTCCTCTCTCTGAGTCACCTTGG GCTTCATTTGATCAGTATTTGGAGGATGGGTCCAGACTTTTAAAAGCAACCTTTACAGATGGAGAAAAACTGCAAATTAGTGAG GACGAATGGAGAATTCAGCTGCCACCCTTACAAGTCTTGTTCCTAAAAGTGCAGCCAATAATTGACATGCGGTTGACATGCAAATCAAAAGGGAAGGATTACCCTTCAGCAGTTCCTTGTGAGATCACGAAGGTTCTTGAGCTTGAAATG ACAAAATGGGAGCTCCTAGGGGTTGATGATGTTCGGGAGTCATTTGGCTTCAGTGCCAATGCTAAAGGAGCCATATACCCTGATAGACGGGGAACACAAAGCTGGATTAAAAATCAATTCGAGCTGAACATAAGCTTTGTTCTTCCACCTGCACTTGCTTTGGTTCCTAAAGATGTTATTCAAGACATTGGAGTGTCA GTGATCCAAAGATTGGTGGATGACAAGAAGCAAAAAGCTAATGATGGAGTGCTTGTAGATTATGATAAATTCAAAAGGGAGAAACTCAAGAGTCTGGTTTAA